A section of the Pan paniscus chromosome 11, NHGRI_mPanPan1-v2.0_pri, whole genome shotgun sequence genome encodes:
- the LOC117981756 gene encoding prothymosin alpha-like codes for MSDAAVDTSSEIIAKDLKEKKEVVKEAENGRDAPANVNANEENGEQEADNEVDEEGEESGEEEEEEKEGDGEEEDGDEDEEAESATGKRAAEDDEDDDVDTKKQKTDKDD; via the coding sequence ATGTCAGATGCAGCTGTAGACACCAGCTCTGAAATCATTGCCAAGGACttaaaggagaagaaggaagttgTGAAAGAGGCGGAAAATGGAAGAGACGCCCCTGCTAACGTGAATGCTAATGAGGAAAATGGGGAGCAGGAGGCTGACAATGAGGTAGatgaagaaggggaagaaagtggggaggaagaggaggaggaaaaagaaggtgATGGTGAGGAAGAGGATGGAGATGAAGACGAGGAAGCTGAGTCTGCTACAGGCAAGCGGGCAgctgaagatgatgaggatgatgatgtcgATACCAAGAAGCAGAAGACCGACAAGGATGACTAG